One genomic region from Leptospira tipperaryensis encodes:
- a CDS encoding MFS transporter, producing MFLSSEGCFVFLLSLIQFTHILDFMIMMPLGRNFENQFQISPKEFSILISSYTYSAFFAGILSSLFIDRFHRRTSALFLYSGFILGTLLCGIANSYWILFAGRILAGAFGGIISSVLFSFVGDLIPEERRGRATGVIMAAFSASAVIGVPVSLKISSLFGWNAIFLSIVCISLLILLAMFLILPKISIQREKGESNLRVLKEIVRSKRYLPSYLFIGSVILGGFTVIPFFAPYLERNVGVSKDHLSLIYLIGGSITFFSARLIGSLSDRYGKKRMFYILVPLACIPILFFTNLKSGSIVLIIICTSGFFALVSARLIPAMALITSSADQKERGRFMTIVSAIQNLASGIGASIGGAVLTVKDVHSPYQNFELVGIFAVAFNVAALYFASKVYTPLEYSKFGINGKNL from the coding sequence ATGTTTTTATCTTCCGAAGGTTGTTTTGTTTTTCTTTTATCTTTGATTCAATTTACGCATATCCTTGATTTTATGATCATGATGCCTTTGGGAAGGAACTTTGAAAACCAGTTCCAAATCAGTCCGAAAGAATTTTCGATTTTGATTTCCTCCTATACATACAGCGCATTTTTTGCCGGAATTTTGAGTTCTTTGTTTATCGATCGATTCCATCGAAGGACTTCGGCCCTCTTTTTGTATTCCGGTTTTATACTGGGAACTCTTCTTTGTGGAATTGCAAATTCCTATTGGATCTTATTTGCGGGAAGAATTCTCGCGGGAGCCTTTGGAGGAATTATCAGCTCAGTTCTTTTTTCCTTTGTGGGAGATTTGATACCGGAAGAAAGAAGGGGAAGGGCGACCGGAGTGATCATGGCTGCGTTTTCGGCATCAGCGGTGATCGGAGTTCCCGTGAGTTTGAAAATTTCCAGTCTCTTTGGATGGAATGCGATTTTTCTTTCAATCGTTTGTATCAGTCTTTTGATTCTTCTCGCGATGTTTTTGATTCTCCCCAAGATCTCCATACAACGAGAGAAAGGAGAATCCAATCTTCGCGTTTTAAAAGAGATCGTTCGTTCGAAACGTTATCTGCCATCGTATCTTTTCATTGGTTCTGTGATTCTCGGCGGATTTACTGTGATTCCGTTTTTTGCCCCTTATCTGGAAAGAAACGTGGGCGTTTCCAAGGATCACCTTTCTCTCATCTATTTGATCGGAGGATCGATTACTTTTTTTTCTGCACGTCTGATCGGATCGCTTTCCGATCGTTACGGAAAAAAGAGAATGTTTTACATCTTAGTTCCGCTCGCTTGTATTCCGATTCTTTTTTTCACAAATTTGAAATCGGGTTCGATCGTGCTGATAATCATTTGTACGAGCGGTTTTTTCGCTCTGGTTTCCGCACGTTTGATTCCGGCGATGGCGCTCATCACTTCCAGCGCGGATCAGAAAGAAAGAGGGCGATTTATGACGATCGTTTCCGCGATACAAAACCTCGCTTCCGGAATCGGAGCTTCGATCGGAGGCGCGGTTCTTACCGTCAAGGACGTTCATTCTCCGTATCAAAATTTCGAATTGGTTGGGATTTTCGCCGTGGCGTTTAACGTTGCCGCTCTTTATTTTGCGTCCAAGGTCTACACTCCTTTAGAATATTCAAAATTTGGAATCAATGGTAAAAATCTATGA
- a CDS encoding helix-turn-helix domain-containing protein — MKQNNSLSYQIDPNQTLVLISAFGILLSSEPLLFLVLGLFLVPDWKWIFSFLETPNSYLRDLQKSERDSKTISIGQETFVFKNAAIEEKKYSLLEGLDLEEEKQKLERLMNQEHVFLDEELRLPTLASEMKLSVHCLSALLNEFIGKSFNEYVNEFRIVEAKKMLLEEEDRSVLSIGLAVGFNSYSAFLRSFMKSELQTPKKFRCGSKLPK, encoded by the coding sequence ATGAAACAAAACAATTCTCTTTCTTATCAAATCGATCCCAATCAAACGCTTGTTTTAATCTCAGCTTTCGGAATTCTTCTTTCCTCCGAACCCCTTCTCTTTTTGGTTCTGGGATTATTTCTGGTTCCGGATTGGAAATGGATTTTTTCTTTTTTGGAAACTCCGAATTCCTATCTTCGCGATTTGCAAAAATCGGAACGAGACAGCAAAACGATTTCGATCGGACAAGAAACGTTCGTATTCAAAAATGCGGCGATAGAAGAGAAAAAATATTCTCTTTTGGAAGGTTTGGATTTGGAAGAAGAAAAACAAAAGTTGGAACGGTTGATGAATCAAGAACACGTTTTCTTGGACGAAGAACTTCGTCTTCCGACCTTGGCTTCGGAAATGAAACTTTCCGTACACTGTCTTTCCGCTTTGTTAAACGAATTCATCGGCAAAAGTTTTAACGAGTATGTAAACGAATTTCGAATTGTAGAAGCCAAAAAGATGCTCCTGGAAGAAGAGGATCGTTCCGTTCTTTCCATCGGGCTTGCGGTGGGATTCAATTCCTATTCCGCATTCTTGAGATCTTTTATGAAATCGGAATTGCAAACGCCTAAAAAATTTAGATGCGGATCAAAACTTCCAAAGTAG
- a CDS encoding GNAT family N-acetyltransferase, whose protein sequence is MWILWARIGFLLPSILVKMNILLEPISERHADSIAIHANSQNVFSGLRGAFPFPYLLQDALDYIHSCLRDSRSRTFAIVFDEKAIGVINLLFKEDVYRFNAEIGYWIGEEYWNRGIITQAIQYIINIAYTEHGLHRVYAEVFSNRPASARALEKNGFVLEGTEKDAIFKNGVFLDQWIYARLRSKK, encoded by the coding sequence TTGTGGATCCTTTGGGCAAGAATCGGATTCTTACTTCCGTCCATTTTAGTTAAAATGAACATTCTTTTAGAACCCATTTCGGAAAGACACGCGGACTCGATTGCGATCCACGCGAACTCTCAAAATGTATTCTCCGGTTTGAGAGGAGCCTTTCCCTTTCCATATCTTCTACAAGACGCACTCGATTATATTCATTCCTGTCTTCGCGATTCCAGATCCAGAACCTTTGCCATCGTCTTTGACGAAAAAGCAATCGGCGTCATCAATCTGTTATTTAAGGAGGACGTCTATCGTTTCAACGCCGAGATCGGCTATTGGATCGGCGAAGAATACTGGAACCGAGGAATCATCACTCAGGCGATCCAATATATTATAAATATAGCATATACAGAGCACGGACTTCACCGAGTCTACGCGGAAGTTTTTTCCAATCGACCCGCGTCCGCAAGAGCTCTCGAAAAAAACGGCTTTGTTTTAGAAGGAACGGAGAAGGATGCGATTTTTAAGAATGGGGTCTTTCTGGACCAATGGATCTACGCCCGTCTTCGTTCTAAAAAGTAA
- a CDS encoding helix-turn-helix domain-containing protein, with the protein MLEFYSSFAEALIQFGGGLGLLMGLGRYPALREKNLQTFFVSALFTSIGITQCILSGFFSGWIFQFPIGILLLPISLAVYGPIEHYYTNSLLKEKFIFGWKEGLHLLPLILILLFEISFFLKTNEEQRRIVSDLWYRNVLDPINFLVYFSAFCLTGYNLYLFWIYFRNSKTAPILPAFRLGIFLIPFRLIATLLLIYGHYSLNFTLLKTGAVLISILLIQLYLFSVGNPESLALFIQEVRKNRYERSLLIGVDMDFIQKKLNEFMEEHQLYKQEDLTLKELADSVSLTSHQLSEFLNEKIKMNFPSFINQYRIAEARKILLKEPKRTILSIAYEVGFNSKSSFNQAFLRFTGKTPKEYRKKRSG; encoded by the coding sequence ATGTTAGAATTTTATTCTTCTTTTGCGGAAGCCTTGATTCAATTCGGAGGCGGACTCGGTTTGCTCATGGGACTCGGCCGTTACCCCGCGCTCAGAGAAAAAAACCTTCAGACATTTTTTGTTTCCGCACTTTTTACTTCGATTGGAATCACCCAGTGTATTCTCTCCGGTTTTTTTAGCGGCTGGATTTTTCAATTTCCGATCGGAATCCTCCTTCTTCCGATCTCTCTCGCAGTTTACGGTCCTATCGAACACTATTACACAAACTCTCTCTTAAAGGAAAAATTTATTTTCGGATGGAAAGAAGGATTACATCTGCTTCCTTTGATTCTAATTCTTCTTTTTGAAATTTCTTTCTTTCTAAAAACGAACGAAGAACAAAGAAGAATCGTTTCCGATCTCTGGTATCGGAACGTATTGGATCCGATCAATTTTCTCGTGTATTTTTCGGCGTTTTGTCTTACCGGTTATAATCTTTATCTTTTTTGGATCTACTTTCGAAATTCAAAAACGGCTCCTATTTTACCGGCGTTTCGTCTCGGAATTTTTTTGATTCCGTTTCGTTTGATCGCGACCCTCCTTCTCATCTACGGACACTATTCTTTAAATTTTACTCTCTTAAAAACCGGAGCTGTTCTGATTAGCATTCTTCTGATTCAGTTGTATCTTTTTTCAGTTGGGAATCCGGAATCTCTGGCCTTGTTTATCCAAGAAGTAAGAAAGAATCGTTACGAACGTTCTCTTTTGATCGGCGTGGATATGGACTTTATTCAAAAAAAATTGAATGAATTTATGGAAGAACATCAACTCTACAAACAGGAAGACCTAACTCTAAAGGAACTCGCCGATTCCGTTTCTCTTACGAGCCATCAGCTTTCCGAATTTTTAAACGAGAAGATAAAGATGAATTTTCCGAGTTTTATCAATCAATATAGAATCGCAGAGGCACGAAAAATTCTTCTCAAAGAACCGAAACGTACGATTCTTTCGATCGCATACGAAGTCGGTTTCAATTCCAAGTCTTCTTTCAACCAAGCCTTTCTTCGTTTTACGGGAAAAACTCCGAAGGAATATCGAAAAAAAAGATCGGGTTGA
- a CDS encoding LIC12338 family lipoprotein, with translation MKKFRTFLSAGILSAVVLGSLFFGACKKEEKNDDLQIGALLWIATQPYVEQSKTGFFIIVPKGIAQ, from the coding sequence ATGAAGAAATTTCGAACGTTTCTTTCTGCGGGAATTCTTTCCGCGGTGGTGCTGGGTTCTCTCTTTTTCGGAGCTTGTAAAAAAGAAGAAAAGAATGACGATCTCCAAATCGGAGCGCTTCTTTGGATAGCAACTCAACCTTACGTAGAACAAAGTAAAACCGGTTTTTTTATCATCGTTCCTAAGGGAATCGCTCAATAG
- a CDS encoding LIC_12337 family protein: protein MKKSWIYFSFAAVLFLGTGLTFRSDRVPFIVREDSPKPFPIRLELLQPLKANADTWGFVRQSATWARGNSLFMDDLIFAIRKNFPLGTTVNLTLPNQTMNGQSFTLRLKLNSGAISYKPSTLGGAVSYTNFFELRSTGDNQPALQFFFDDNPRDATGDGAVLLYQLSRLDPVRWSGATAIIESYVVQPVVTGFANQGLIQTYSWKGSLGSDALGQDVDTGRVILEEMDNRTIFCFKSVVSFFGNTDLVPINAGTTALGYAHNQGLCPGAGREYYKLAYSQKLDGNLNVTAKGGLEQAGITSGQAITCTPTVNSVIPFTPTYGLFNFNGFVAEGVAAAAIPSDYVPSTRVDTLYDRVGTVGKSAATTSPATSSWDTLTQAYVDAITVTFATVP, encoded by the coding sequence ATGAAAAAATCTTGGATCTACTTTTCTTTTGCCGCGGTTCTTTTTCTTGGAACCGGACTTACGTTTCGTTCCGATCGAGTTCCTTTTATCGTAAGAGAGGATTCTCCAAAACCGTTTCCGATTCGTCTGGAATTATTACAACCGCTCAAGGCAAACGCGGACACCTGGGGATTTGTGCGTCAGTCCGCGACTTGGGCCAGAGGGAATTCTCTTTTTATGGATGATCTGATTTTCGCGATCCGTAAAAATTTTCCTTTGGGAACTACCGTAAATCTCACACTTCCGAATCAGACGATGAACGGACAATCGTTTACGTTGCGCTTAAAGCTAAATTCGGGAGCGATCTCTTACAAACCTAGTACTTTGGGAGGCGCCGTTTCTTATACGAATTTTTTCGAGCTTCGTTCGACCGGGGACAACCAACCTGCGCTTCAATTCTTCTTTGATGACAATCCTCGAGACGCAACGGGTGACGGCGCGGTTCTTCTCTATCAGTTGAGTCGTTTGGATCCGGTTCGTTGGAGTGGAGCTACTGCGATCATCGAAAGTTACGTCGTACAACCGGTAGTTACCGGATTTGCGAATCAAGGTTTGATTCAGACGTATTCTTGGAAAGGATCTCTTGGGTCGGACGCGCTCGGACAAGACGTGGATACAGGCCGAGTGATCTTGGAAGAAATGGACAATCGTACGATCTTTTGTTTCAAATCGGTCGTGAGTTTTTTTGGAAATACGGACTTGGTTCCGATCAACGCGGGAACTACCGCGCTCGGTTACGCTCACAACCAAGGTCTTTGTCCCGGAGCCGGAAGAGAATACTACAAGCTTGCTTATAGTCAGAAGTTGGACGGAAATCTAAACGTCACCGCAAAGGGCGGTTTGGAACAAGCGGGAATTACTTCCGGACAAGCAATCACATGTACGCCGACCGTAAATTCGGTGATTCCGTTTACGCCGACTTATGGTCTGTTTAATTTTAACGGATTTGTTGCGGAAGGTGTGGCTGCCGCTGCGATTCCTTCCGATTACGTCCCTTCTACTCGAGTGGACACGTTGTATGATCGAGTTGGAACCGTTGGAAAGTCAGCCGCCACTACGAGCCCGGCCACTTCCAGTTGGGATACTCTCACACAAGCCTATGTGGATGCGATTACCGTAACCTTTGCAACGGTTCCTTAA
- a CDS encoding saccharopine dehydrogenase family protein encodes MAAKKKNWLLYGANGYTGELIARKAAERGLKPILAGRSELKIRPLAEELGLSYRIFSLDNEAEVGTQISDCFAVLHCAGPFVETAVPMANACIASGVHYLDITGEIPVYEKLYALSSKAIAKKVMLLPGVGFDIVPTDCLAVMLKEKLPKAHFLELGFSGFTDISRGTLKSALAQLPYGSKVRRNGKIENIPQLSLKKIVEISGSYAEFFAIPWGDVFTAFISTGIPNITVYSSLPASQAKLLKWLQPTTALLKSSLILKGMQKLVELTVSGPGDEKRKSGSVLLWGEAWTEASSKKVSIRMRCAEGYEFTMESALAAIAKVEKGNTQFGFMTPAKVFGPKFVLEIPGTKILS; translated from the coding sequence ATGGCGGCTAAGAAAAAGAACTGGCTTCTTTACGGAGCAAACGGTTATACGGGCGAGTTGATCGCAAGAAAAGCTGCGGAAAGGGGATTGAAACCCATTCTTGCGGGCAGATCCGAACTCAAGATTCGTCCGCTCGCGGAAGAACTCGGACTTTCGTATCGAATCTTTTCTCTGGATAACGAAGCGGAAGTTGGAACACAGATCTCCGATTGTTTTGCCGTTTTACACTGCGCGGGTCCGTTTGTTGAGACCGCGGTTCCTATGGCGAATGCTTGTATCGCCTCCGGTGTCCACTATTTGGATATCACGGGAGAAATTCCCGTCTATGAAAAACTCTACGCCCTTTCTTCGAAAGCAATTGCAAAAAAGGTAATGCTTCTTCCCGGAGTCGGCTTTGATATCGTTCCCACCGATTGTCTTGCTGTGATGCTCAAGGAAAAACTTCCTAAGGCTCATTTTTTAGAACTTGGATTTTCCGGTTTTACGGATATCTCCCGCGGGACTCTGAAAAGCGCACTCGCGCAACTTCCGTATGGAAGTAAGGTGAGAAGAAACGGAAAGATCGAAAACATTCCGCAACTAAGTTTGAAAAAGATCGTAGAGATTAGCGGGAGTTACGCCGAGTTTTTTGCGATTCCTTGGGGAGACGTCTTTACCGCTTTTATTTCTACGGGAATTCCCAATATTACGGTTTATTCTTCTTTGCCCGCTTCTCAGGCGAAACTTTTGAAATGGCTCCAGCCGACTACGGCGCTTCTCAAAAGTTCTCTCATTCTCAAAGGAATGCAAAAACTAGTGGAGCTTACTGTGAGCGGGCCCGGCGACGAAAAGAGAAAGAGCGGTTCGGTTCTTCTTTGGGGCGAGGCTTGGACGGAGGCGAGTTCCAAAAAGGTTTCGATTCGGATGCGTTGCGCGGAAGGTTACGAATTTACTATGGAATCTGCGTTAGCCGCCATTGCTAAGGTGGAAAAGGGCAATACACAATTCGGTTTTATGACCCCCGCAAAGGTTTTCGGCCCGAAATTCGTTTTGGAAATCCCTGGAACAAAAATTTTATCCTGA
- a CDS encoding TIGR04282 family arsenosugar biosynthesis glycosyltransferase produces MQSKESLILFLRNPVLGRVKTRLAKTLGEQTALNVYEQLLEITKKQIQNLDIPVRLYFDSIPDSIFSDWGTQTSVHLQTGQDLGERMQNAFLETFQCGAKKAVIIGSDCPDLETKHIREAFSALDPRDAAIGPAKDGGYYLLALKSVYPEIFREIPWSSERVFAMTLEKLQLARKDVWILPILNDIDEAKDLDPYLQTGKLKV; encoded by the coding sequence ATGCAATCCAAAGAATCCTTAATTCTATTTTTAAGAAACCCCGTGCTGGGACGTGTGAAAACAAGACTCGCCAAAACTCTGGGAGAACAAACCGCTCTCAACGTCTACGAACAACTTTTAGAAATTACAAAAAAACAAATTCAGAATTTAGACATCCCTGTTCGACTCTACTTTGATTCCATTCCGGATTCTATTTTTTCGGATTGGGGAACACAAACGAGCGTCCATCTTCAAACGGGACAAGACCTCGGGGAAAGGATGCAAAACGCATTTTTAGAAACCTTCCAATGCGGAGCGAAAAAAGCGGTGATCATCGGAAGCGATTGTCCCGATCTCGAAACAAAACATATTCGAGAAGCGTTTTCGGCCTTGGATCCAAGAGACGCGGCGATCGGTCCCGCAAAAGACGGCGGTTATTATTTGCTCGCCTTAAAATCAGTTTATCCCGAAATTTTTAGAGAGATTCCTTGGAGCAGCGAACGTGTCTTTGCAATGACATTAGAAAAATTGCAATTAGCAAGAAAGGACGTCTGGATTCTTCCGATACTAAACGACATCGACGAGGCCAAAGATTTAGATCCGTATCTTCAAACCGGAAAACTGAAAGTCTGA
- a CDS encoding sterol desaturase family protein: protein MEINLVTIAIPFFFLLIFIEMGFSAYHKRKLYRLNDSINDLSAGTTSEVVGVFMKTVTLTAYIYIYQNFRIFNLPSWPGEAMSIVPAGAIGLSSTTWAWILVVGVWILCGIGYDLAYYWNHRLSHEINFLWAGHVVHHQSEEYNLTVALRQASFHGIFTWVFYLPLALIGFSPIVLILNGQISLIYQFWIHTKAIDKLPRWFEAIFNTPSHHRVHHGINPKYIDKNHAGILIVFDKMFGTFEPEIEEPVYGTVKPLQSFNPIWANIQYWAEMIELARKSPRWSDKIKAFFAAPGWRPKELGGQYPIPEVSPKTFRKYDIEIPKGLSIYSLVWFVLSVALAFGMLVKVKNLPWFNIGVISGLTLISLLALGGILERKRWALFIEPIRLAILVAGAYLLSGVFNITVGTLALSVISAIWFLSYRSSFVEGKEIDPVQDILRRTA from the coding sequence ATGGAAATCAATCTAGTCACGATCGCAATTCCATTCTTCTTTTTACTCATTTTTATAGAAATGGGATTTTCTGCGTATCACAAACGAAAACTCTATCGATTGAACGATTCGATCAACGATCTCTCGGCGGGAACAACGAGCGAAGTAGTCGGTGTTTTTATGAAGACGGTGACCTTGACCGCCTACATCTACATCTATCAAAACTTTAGAATTTTCAATCTTCCGTCCTGGCCTGGAGAAGCGATGTCCATCGTTCCCGCCGGCGCCATAGGTTTGAGTTCCACCACCTGGGCTTGGATCCTCGTAGTTGGGGTTTGGATTCTTTGCGGAATCGGTTACGATCTCGCGTATTACTGGAACCACAGACTCAGTCACGAGATCAACTTTCTTTGGGCCGGACACGTTGTGCACCATCAAAGCGAAGAATACAACCTAACTGTCGCGCTGAGACAAGCGAGCTTTCACGGAATTTTTACTTGGGTTTTTTATTTACCTCTCGCGCTCATCGGTTTTTCTCCGATCGTCCTGATCCTCAACGGACAAATCAGTCTTATCTATCAATTCTGGATTCATACAAAAGCGATCGATAAACTTCCTCGTTGGTTTGAAGCAATCTTCAACACCCCTTCTCATCACAGGGTTCACCACGGAATCAATCCGAAATACATCGATAAGAACCACGCTGGAATTCTGATCGTATTTGATAAAATGTTCGGAACCTTCGAACCCGAAATCGAAGAGCCGGTCTACGGAACCGTAAAACCTCTTCAGAGTTTCAATCCGATCTGGGCAAACATTCAATATTGGGCAGAAATGATCGAACTCGCTCGGAAATCTCCGCGTTGGTCCGATAAGATCAAAGCATTTTTCGCGGCTCCGGGTTGGAGACCGAAAGAACTCGGAGGACAATATCCGATTCCGGAGGTTTCACCAAAAACATTCCGAAAATATGATATAGAAATTCCAAAGGGACTCAGCATCTATTCTCTTGTTTGGTTTGTTCTTTCCGTTGCACTTGCGTTTGGAATGCTCGTAAAGGTCAAAAATCTTCCTTGGTTTAACATCGGAGTGATCAGCGGACTTACGTTGATTTCTCTTCTTGCGTTAGGCGGAATCTTGGAAAGAAAACGTTGGGCCTTGTTTATCGAGCCGATTCGTCTCGCGATTCTTGTGGCGGGAGCCTACTTACTTTCCGGAGTTTTCAACATTACCGTAGGAACTCTTGCCCTCAGTGTGATCTCCGCAATTTGGTTTTTGAGTTATCGTTCTTCCTTTGTGGAAGGAAAGGAAATCGATCCGGTTCAGGACATCCTAAGGAGGACCGCTTAA